From the Pseudomonas putida genome, one window contains:
- a CDS encoding flagellar hook-length control protein FliK, protein MPVAPNPLLQANTLSKPSSAGSSRLDKPLQAAGGLGGGFDQVMAGQARDNTPARNDKVAQPSPKDKPDVAQGGKKQAADKPAVADDGNKLPADDASQSSDAAATSDSGSLDANLVAGQVTDAQPGAQLLQAQAEAVAPVLQAAIQQPPAAAVAEPLTEQPEGEAFDPDADPLANLPTLRLALEQNAQAKGTTSAHAADPGKTQSDDGQAAVNPLATLIEKVEGEAGKSETGDKAFGALLEDGLKDTKSASSDTRVDDFANRLASLTQAVTAKTANAVPVSANPLHQPLQMNQGAWAEGLVNRVMYLSSQNLKSADIQLEPAELGRLDIRVNVATDQSTQITFVSGHAGVRDALDSQVYRLRELFAQQGLAQPDVNVADQSRQQQQQAQQDASQLSGVAARRAQGGEGEQGGLGDVSRAVEQQVVIGDSAVDYYA, encoded by the coding sequence ATGCCTGTCGCACCCAACCCTTTGTTGCAAGCCAACACCCTGAGCAAGCCTTCGAGTGCGGGCTCATCGCGGCTGGACAAGCCGCTGCAGGCGGCGGGCGGACTGGGCGGCGGCTTCGATCAGGTCATGGCTGGGCAGGCGCGTGACAATACGCCCGCTCGCAATGACAAGGTTGCTCAGCCCAGCCCTAAGGACAAGCCCGACGTTGCCCAGGGCGGCAAGAAGCAGGCCGCCGACAAACCGGCGGTTGCCGATGACGGCAACAAATTGCCAGCAGACGATGCGTCGCAGTCCAGCGATGCTGCAGCCACCAGCGACTCAGGCTCGCTCGATGCCAATCTGGTGGCGGGTCAGGTGACCGATGCGCAGCCCGGTGCGCAGTTGCTGCAGGCCCAGGCCGAGGCAGTGGCGCCCGTGTTGCAGGCGGCTATCCAGCAACCTCCGGCGGCAGCGGTTGCCGAGCCATTGACGGAGCAGCCCGAGGGCGAGGCTTTCGATCCGGATGCCGACCCCTTGGCCAACCTGCCAACGTTGCGCCTGGCCCTGGAGCAGAACGCCCAGGCCAAAGGCACGACGTCGGCGCACGCTGCCGATCCTGGCAAAACCCAGTCCGATGATGGGCAGGCGGCCGTCAATCCGTTGGCGACCCTGATCGAGAAGGTCGAGGGCGAGGCAGGAAAGTCCGAGACCGGCGACAAGGCCTTCGGCGCCTTGCTTGAAGACGGGCTCAAGGACACCAAGAGCGCCAGCAGCGATACCCGTGTCGACGACTTCGCCAACCGCCTGGCCAGCCTGACCCAGGCCGTTACCGCCAAGACCGCCAATGCCGTGCCGGTCAGCGCCAACCCCCTCCATCAGCCCTTGCAGATGAACCAGGGCGCCTGGGCCGAGGGCTTGGTCAACCGGGTCATGTACCTGTCCAGCCAGAACCTGAAGTCGGCGGATATCCAGCTGGAGCCGGCTGAGCTCGGGCGCCTTGATATCCGCGTCAATGTCGCGACTGACCAGTCCACCCAGATCACCTTCGTCAGTGGCCATGCGGGTGTACGTGATGCGCTGGACAGCCAGGTCTATCGCCTGCGCGAGCTGTTTGCCCAGCAGGGGCTGGCGCAGCCGGACGTCAACGTCGCTGACCAGTCGCGCCAGCAACAGCAGCAGGCGCAGCAGGACGCCTCGCAGTTGTCCGGGGTGGCCGCGCGCCGGGCGCAGGGCGGTGAGGGCGAGCAGGGTGGGCTGGGCGACGTCTCCCGGGCTGTCGAGCAGCAGGTGGTCATTGGCGACAGTGCCGTCGATTATTACGCCTGA
- a CDS encoding Hpt domain-containing protein gives MTDMHIDHKVLSELQDVMEDGYLQLLETFLEDSERRLSQLHGAKSADELGMAAHSFKGSSSNMGAVGLARLCQQLEERVKVRPLYGIEDLINRIDQEYLEVQCFYRGERKRVLAN, from the coding sequence GTGACTGACATGCATATCGATCACAAGGTACTCAGCGAGCTGCAGGACGTCATGGAAGATGGCTACCTGCAGCTGCTGGAAACCTTTCTGGAAGACTCCGAGCGGCGCTTGAGCCAGCTGCATGGGGCAAAGAGCGCCGATGAGCTTGGCATGGCCGCGCACAGCTTCAAGGGCAGCAGCAGCAACATGGGGGCTGTCGGCCTTGCCCGGTTGTGCCAGCAGCTTGAAGAGCGCGTGAAGGTGCGGCCGCTGTATGGCATCGAAGACCTGATCAACCGGATCGATCAAGAATACCTGGAGGTGCAGTGCTTCTATCGCGGCGAGCGCAAGCGCGTTTTGGCGAACTGA
- a CDS encoding ATP-binding SpoIIE family protein phosphatase produces MPAEQALTVLVAEDGAVDRLLLAQIVRRQGHHVYTAENGEQAVALFAEKRPQLVLLDALMPVMDGFEAARQIKALAGEALVPIIFLTSLNEEDALVRCLEAGGDDFMAKPYSAVILGAKIRAMDRLRRLQATVLEQRDQITRHHHHLLNEQRVAKAVFDKVAHSGCITAPNIRYLQSPYALFNGDLLLAAFTPAGDMHVLLGDFTGHGLPAAVGAMPLAEVFYGMTAKGYGLAQMLREMNAKLKRILPVDMFCCALLLNLSVQRGAVEVWNGGMPDGYRLSADCEVLGCLGSRHLPLGILAPERFDDSTEVLPLAAGERLLLLSDGVVDTADEQERLFGVERLREVLAANRDPAQLFDEVMQALERFGGRPRDDISLCDIRMFSGEDRMPAPTLYSDSGRSSPLDWVLGFELRGESLKRFNPVPYLVQLLQEIHGLRPRTGALHSVLSELYSNALEHGVLGLDSRLKRDVQGFADYYQERARRLVVLAEGFVRIDLKVEPLGAGGRLTVEVRDSGAGFDVQRVLSRPPQEQELSGRGLNLVRRLGSHAEWREGGCCARVQFDW; encoded by the coding sequence ATGCCGGCCGAACAGGCGTTGACCGTGCTGGTGGCTGAGGACGGGGCGGTCGACCGCCTGCTGCTGGCGCAGATCGTCCGTCGCCAGGGTCACCATGTGTACACCGCGGAAAACGGCGAGCAAGCCGTGGCGCTGTTCGCCGAGAAGCGCCCGCAGTTGGTGTTGCTCGACGCCTTGATGCCGGTGATGGATGGTTTCGAGGCGGCGCGGCAGATCAAGGCGCTGGCCGGCGAGGCGCTGGTGCCGATCATCTTCCTGACCTCGCTGAACGAGGAGGATGCCCTGGTGCGTTGCCTGGAGGCCGGGGGCGACGACTTCATGGCTAAACCCTACAGTGCGGTGATCCTCGGTGCCAAGATCCGCGCCATGGACCGCCTGCGCCGCTTGCAGGCGACCGTGCTCGAGCAGCGTGACCAGATCACCCGCCACCATCACCACTTGCTCAACGAGCAGCGGGTGGCCAAGGCGGTGTTCGACAAGGTCGCTCACTCCGGTTGCATCACGGCGCCGAATATCCGTTACCTGCAGTCACCCTATGCGCTGTTCAATGGCGACTTGCTGCTGGCCGCGTTCACCCCGGCCGGTGACATGCACGTGCTGCTGGGGGACTTCACCGGCCATGGCCTGCCGGCCGCAGTCGGCGCGATGCCGCTGGCGGAAGTGTTCTACGGCATGACCGCGAAAGGCTACGGCCTGGCGCAGATGCTTCGCGAGATGAATGCCAAGCTCAAGCGCATCCTGCCGGTGGACATGTTCTGTTGCGCGCTGCTGCTCAACCTGAGTGTGCAGCGCGGTGCGGTGGAGGTGTGGAATGGCGGCATGCCGGATGGCTACCGGCTGTCGGCCGACTGCGAAGTGCTCGGCTGCCTGGGGTCGCGTCATCTGCCGCTGGGCATCCTGGCGCCGGAGCGCTTCGATGACAGCACCGAAGTGCTGCCATTGGCGGCGGGAGAGCGGCTGTTGCTGCTGTCCGATGGCGTGGTCGATACTGCGGACGAGCAGGAGCGCCTGTTCGGTGTCGAGCGCTTGCGCGAGGTGCTGGCCGCCAATCGTGATCCGGCGCAGTTGTTCGATGAAGTGATGCAGGCCCTGGAACGTTTCGGCGGGCGGCCCCGGGATGACATCAGCCTGTGTGACATTCGCATGTTCAGTGGCGAAGACCGGATGCCTGCGCCGACTCTGTATTCCGACAGCGGGCGCTCCAGCCCGCTGGACTGGGTGCTGGGGTTCGAATTGCGTGGTGAAAGCCTCAAGCGATTCAATCCGGTGCCTTACCTGGTGCAGTTGTTGCAGGAAATACATGGCCTGCGGCCGCGCACCGGCGCCTTGCACAGTGTGCTCAGCGAGTTGTATTCCAATGCCCTGGAGCATGGTGTGCTGGGCCTGGACTCACGGCTCAAACGTGATGTGCAGGGTTTTGCCGACTACTATCAGGAGCGGGCCCGGCGCCTGGTGGTGTTGGCTGAAGGCTTCGTGCGCATCGACCTGAAGGTGGAACCCTTAGGGGCGGGTGGGCGTCTCACTGTCGAGGTCCGCGACAGTGGTGCGGGGTTCGACGTGCAGCGTGTGTTGTCGCGTCCGCCCCAGGAGCAGGAATTGAGCGGACGTGGGCTGAATCTGGTGCGGCGGCTTGGCAGCCATGCCGAGTGGCGCGAGGGCGGCTGCTGTGCTCGCGTTCAGTTCGATTGGTGA
- a CDS encoding STAS domain-containing protein — MAVETDFSQDGKKLTIKVKGRFDFGKHQEFRDAYERQPKRPDSVVVDLKDATYLDSSALGMLLLLRDHAGGDDSDVRVVHASSDVRKILAISNFEKLFDIS, encoded by the coding sequence ATGGCAGTCGAGACAGATTTTTCGCAGGACGGGAAAAAGCTCACGATCAAGGTCAAGGGGCGTTTCGATTTCGGCAAGCATCAGGAATTCCGTGATGCCTACGAGCGCCAGCCTAAAAGGCCCGATTCGGTGGTAGTCGACTTGAAGGACGCCACCTATCTGGACAGCTCTGCGCTGGGCATGCTGCTGTTGCTGCGTGATCATGCCGGGGGTGACGACTCGGACGTGCGCGTGGTGCATGCCAGCTCCGACGTGCGCAAGATCCTGGCCATTTCCAATTTCGAAAAACTCTTCGATATCAGTTGA
- the fliJ gene encoding flagellar export protein FliJ, giving the protein MSLPGRAARLAPVVNMAEEAERKAAQRVGHFQQQVVQAQAKLTELESFREGYQAQWINRGGQGVNGSWLLNYQRFLAQLETAMTQQRQSLAWHENNLKNARGTWQQAYARVEGLRKLVQRYMDEARRAEDKREQRLLDELSQRLPRQGHV; this is encoded by the coding sequence ATGAGCCTGCCCGGTCGCGCTGCGCGCCTGGCCCCTGTGGTCAACATGGCCGAAGAGGCGGAGCGCAAGGCTGCCCAGCGCGTGGGGCACTTCCAGCAGCAGGTGGTTCAGGCCCAGGCCAAGCTGACCGAGCTGGAATCGTTCCGCGAAGGGTACCAGGCGCAGTGGATCAATCGTGGCGGGCAAGGGGTGAATGGCAGCTGGCTGCTCAATTACCAGCGCTTCCTGGCCCAGCTGGAAACGGCCATGACCCAGCAGCGGCAAAGCCTGGCCTGGCATGAGAACAACCTGAAGAATGCCCGCGGTACCTGGCAGCAGGCCTACGCCAGGGTGGAAGGGTTGCGCAAGCTGGTGCAGCGCTACATGGACGAGGCACGGCGGGCCGAAGACAAGCGCGAGCAGCGTTTGCTGGACGAGCTGTCGCAACGCTTGCCAAGGCAAGGTCATGTGTAA